The stretch of DNA CCGCTCTCAACGAGTTCGACGTCCTCTTCGACGGCCGGCTCACCGCCGGAAGAGTGTAGGCCGAACAGCCCACCGAACAACTCGTAGGCCAAACAGACGAATCACACCTAATTCCTGATAGACCCTTGCATGAAGCCGATTGATCCTTTTCATCCGGTGAGGCCGAGCGCGGTCAGGGGGCGTCCGTAGTCGCGGGCGGCGTGGCGGAGGGCGGCGGCGATGTTGGTGTGGCCGTCCTGGCGGTGGAGACCGATGGCGAGGTTGCGTAGGCTGGCCATGGTGCGGGGCAGTTGGGCGGTGCGGACCTTGGAGTCGTCCTCGCGGAAGGTCCGGTCACGAACATGGTGCAGAAGGTTCTCGATGCCCCAGTGCCCCCTGATCCAGGAGGCCAGTTGCTCCCCGGTGGCCGCGCCCGGCGGCAGGCTGGTGATCAGGTAGACACGCTCAATGGTGAGCTTGCCGCTGCCCAGCTCACGGCGCCAGCGCACGACTTGCAGGGCCTGGCGGGCGTCTGGATAGTCCAGGTGCGCGAATGCGGCTGTCTTCAACCGTCGGATCTCCATGCGGGCGCGGGCGCGGGCGCGGGCGCGGTCGTAGTGGTCGAGCGTGATCTCACGCCAGGGCAGGCGGCGCAGTCGGTCATAGAGGCCGGGGTGGTTCTTCTTGACGATCGCCACGTAGTGGGCGTCGCGTGCGCGCAGGTAGGTTCCGTGGTCGTGCTGGGTGTGCAGGGCGTCGGCGGTGATCACGCTGCCGGTCAGGTCCACGGTGTCGAGCAGTGGGGCGAAGGCGGGGATCTCGTTGCTCTTGTCGGCGACCTGCCGCTGGGCGAGCACGCTGCCGGCGTGCTCCATCGCCGCCAGCAGCACCACCGCCGCCTGGGCTGCGTGGCGTGAGCCGCGCAGCGTCTTGCCGTCCACTGCGATCGCCCGCAGCACTGGGCGCTTGCCGACAGTGTCCTCCGGCCGCCTGGCGCGGGCCGCAAGGAAGGCGCCGATCGTCTCATCCAGCACATCGCCATCGAGCCGGGCGAGCAGGCGCCGAACGGTGGCTGGGTGCGGCACCGGCACAGCGCCGGTCAGCGGATCGGGCGCGAAGCCGCAGGCGCGCAGTGCCCACCGCGGAGCATCAGCGATCCACTCGCCGACCGCGGCCAGGGAGCGGGCGCCGGCAATGCGGCGGCCCCGCTGCGACGGGGGATTGCGCGGCGGGGCCTGGGGGTGGTCGTCAGCGTCGCACGACGTCAGCAATCAGAAGGCGGTTCGGGACGCCTTGATGGCTTTACACTCGAGCTTCTTGGCGTCCTTGATCTCGTCCGCGTTCACCAGCGCACCAGCGTTCTTGTCGGTGAACTTCTGGCCCGGGGCGAGGTTCTCGGCGGTTGACATGAAGTCGTCGACCTTCTTGCCGTCGGCCAGGACCTCGCCCTCAACGAAGTACGAGTATCGGCGGTCGCCGTTGTTCGCGTAGTCGACGTGGATGGCCATCTCCTTGATGTCGAAGTCGCCGGTGACCACGTCGCACTTAGTGACCTTGAAGTCCTTCATGACCTCGGACTCCTTGGCGCCGCCGGTCTTGGACTTACCGTCGCCGACGGTGGCGGAGTCATACGACTTGTCCAGCTCCTCACTGGCCTTGTCGACAGCGGAGAAGAACAGGGCGTTCATGGCGAAGAACATGATGATCGCTACGGCCGACGTGACGAGGCCGGTGATGCCAGCACCCTTCCCCTTGTGGACCTTGCCCGCCTTGGACAGGCCGATGGCGCCGAAGATGATGCCAAGGATCGCGAGCGGCCAGACGACGACGTTGAGGACGGGGACGAAGCTGACTACGACGGCGATGATGCCGAGGACGAGTGCGGTGGTGGCCAGGCCGTTGCTGCCGGGCTGCTGGGGCTCGCCGTAGCCGGGCTGCTGGGGCTGGGGCGGGTACTGCTGGTTCATGGTCCCCCCTGGGACTTGCGTTGTGGCTTGCTGGTGTGTGACTCGTGAAGGAGATGTGTGGTTGCGTTCATCCGGTGTTATTCACCTGATCGTGATCAACTGCCCGGGGGCTGCGGGGCCGGGTCGCTTCTTCGGCGTGCCGGGAATGGGCTTCTTCTCCCGCCGGCCCCAGCCGCCGCGCGACGCCTGGCAGCCCGTCTTGCCCCTACAGCCGTGCGGCGTCGGCTGGGATGGGACCGGGGCAGCCGGGATCACCTGGGAACAGTCGGCCGCCCAACTGGGCTTCTCTCATCACGAACTCCTGCATCGGTTCAGCAGGCGGTTGCGGCGGGTGGTTCGGTGACCGACCCGTCGCCGAGCCAGACGCGCACGTTCGGCTCAACCCCGTGATCAGCGCGACAGTCCTCGGCGAGCGCCTCCGCGAACTCCTGGGCGGAGCCAGCGAAGTTCGTGGTGCGGATCCGCAGGCCAGGTGCGGACTGGTACGTGTACTTGGGCATGGGAGGACTCCTTCGGCAGTGGGTCAGATGAGTCCGAGCCAGCGGGCGACGTCGTCCGGCGCCACACCGGTCAGCTGGCGGACGAGGATCAGCAGCATGAACACGCCGATCACGATCAGCGGGCCTCGACTGGACGGCGGGGCGTACCCGATGCGGTCTCCGGACGGGGGTGACATGCCGCCGTGCACGGTCTTGCGGTGGTCCTTCTGGTCCTTCTCGGCGCCGCGGCGGCTGGCGTGGACGGCGCCGGCGGCGTTGCAGTCGGGGCAGGTGTAGCGGTGCGGCATCAGGACGTCTCCTGGTCGAGGGCGGGGAGGGGCGGGAGGCTGGTGGCGAGGACGCCGCGGGTGTTGCCGCCGTTCAGCCAGAGCTTGTCCTCGACCTGGACCCCGAGTTCGTCGAGGGCGCGGCGGAGGCGGGTGACGCTCCAGTCGGGGTAGTCGCCGGCGGCCTGGGCGACGGCGGGGATGTCGCGGAGGTGCGCGCCGCGGGCGGTCCCGATGGCGGTGCGGGTGTGCTCGAGGAGGCGGAGCTGCTCGGCGGTGTAGGAGAGCGGTGGCTCCTCCCCCGGGGGGTCGTCTTGGTCGAGATCTTGGCCCGAGATTTCTAGGCCACTATCGCTGGCCTGCGGTTTTGTGTCGCCTAGGGGATCGGTCTCGTCCGGGCTCTCGGCGTGGGGGAGGGCCCCCTCACGCGTGGGGGTGGCGGGGGGCTCCTCGCGTGGGGGCTCGGCCGGGGTGGTGGTGGGGTGGTGGCGGACGTGCCAGACCCGCCAGTCGCCGGCGTGGATGCCGGGCCGGTTGGTGCCGTCGATGACGAGCTGGTCGCGGATGGGTACGCCGAGGGGTTCGAGGAGGGCGCGGAGGCTGGCGACGGTGCAGTCGAGGGGCCGGCCGTGGGCTTTGGAGCGGGCGGTGATCTGGTCGGCGAGGTCGGCCAGGTGCAGGCCCGACCGGTCGTGGAGCATGCGGTGGACGGCGCCCACGAAGGCCCGGACAGCTGCGTGCTGGGCGCGGATGGCGGCGCGTTGGCGGGCCTTCTCCCGGCGCGTCACCGGCCGTTTGGCGGGCTCCGAACCGGCCGCGTAGGCGACGACGAGCCCAGCCCCCGTAGCCGCCCACAGCACGGGCCTGAGCGGAACACCCGCCTCGGTAGCCCAAGACCACCCCCACCAGCCCAGAAACCCGCCGGCCCCGACCCGGGTGCCGATCGTCTTCCACTGCGCCTTCCTGGCCGCATGCCACAGCCGCTTGAGGCCCGCTACGAGCCGCCGCGGCGCGGTACGAGCCCGCACCTCCACTACCTCGGCGCCGCGGCCCGCAACATCCCGTACGACCGCCCCAGCACGATGTGCGGCACGCCAGTGCCAGGTCGGCGCGGCCGGTTTCCGGATCGACGTTGCCAGCGCAGCAACGGCCGCGGCATAGGCACGGCCGACCAGCACCCCGGCCTGCTCGGCCGGATGCGGCTGTGTCATCTCCTCGGTGCTCATCAGCCCGCCACGACCTGCACGAGCGAGCCGATCATCGAAGTCACCTGGGTCAGCAAGCCGTTCGCGGCCAGTGCAGCGCTGGTCATCAAGAAGCCCTGCAGCACCGACCCCTTGGCGCCCGGCCGGGTGTAGTGCCACCAGCCGGCGAGCCCCAGCGCTACGGCGGCGGGAACGGCACCGAAGTGGTCTCCGATGCGGCCGGTCATGTCGTGGGCTTTCACGGACAGGATCGACCACGGCTGGCCCGCTCGGGCGTACACGTAGGCGAGGACGATGCCGACCGCGAAGGCCAGGGGGCTCGGGAACGACTTCCCGCCCTTCTTCAGCGCGGCGATCGTGATCAGGGTGAGGGCGAATGCGAGGCCTTGGAGGCCGATCTCCAGCATGGTGAGGGTGGTCCTATTCAGGGGTGGAGCACGAGGTTGATCACGGTCGCGGTGTAGACGGCCCGGCTGATCCAGGAGATGAGCAGGGGCCCGGCGTCGCAGCGCCGGTTGACCAGCCAGCCGACCCCGAGGATCAGGACGGGGATGCCGATCGGGGCGTCAGCGGTGTGCTGCAGCAGCCACGGCGTGAGCCCGACACGCCAGGCCGCCCACACCCCGGACCCGGTGAACACCAGCTGCCCGAGACGGGCCTTCGACTTCCAGGCGACATCCGCGGCGTCCCGGAGCCGGACAGTGGCGGGCCGTTCGCGGTAGCCGCGGACGATCCGGTCGGCGACCGCTACCGGATCCCAGGCGGGGGGCTGGCCATCGGCTGGAGTATCCGGCTCCCCCTCCTCTGGCTTCTCCTCCGTCTCCGAGTCGGGCTTTCTCTCCTCGCTCTCCCCCTTCGGCCCGGCCAGCGCGCGCTGCTTCTTGGCCGGCTTCTTCGACGCGGGCGCGGTGCCGCTGTCGAGGATGTCGTCGAGCCAGTCCCGCGGACGCACGGTCGGCTTCGGTGGGAGGACCGGCGCAGCGAGTGCGTCGGGGCCGACGCCGAGCTTGAGGAGCTCGTGCCGGACACGACGCTCGTCGGCCTCGGGCGCGGTCACGATGCCCGCTCCTCGATCCGGTCACGTGTCCGTCGGACGGTGTCGGCGGACACCTGCTGTCCGTGGACGTCCCGGACGTAGGACAGGACGGCCTGCTTGTCGGTGATCCCGGAGGCGAGGGCCGTCCGGATGGTGTCCGCGATGGTCTGTCCGGGCGGCGCGATCGGCCGGACGCGGCGACCACGTGGACGCTGTGACCTGCTGTCCTTCGCGTCCGGACGTATGTCCGTGTCCTCGTCCAGGATGGCCCGGACGGTGTCCGTGTCCGTCTCGATGTGGGTGGCGGACAGGTGGTCGGCGATCTCCTCGGCGGTCATGTCCGGGAAGGTGGAAGCGGCGGCGCGGACAGCGGAACGGACAGTTGCGGCGTGGCGGCTGTCCGGGCTCGTGTCCGTGTCCGGCCCGGTGATGGGTTGTCCGGTCTGGACGGGGTCGAGGAGGTCGAGGCGGACACCGACCGCGCGGCGCAGCGTGGCCCAGGAGCGGCTCGGGTACATGATCCAGCCGAGGAACGGGATGTGGGGCAGTCGCTCGGCGATCAGGCCGCGGGCTGCGCGCTGCTCGTCGCGGACGTCGCGGCGGTGCAGTTCGAAGAGGAGCTCGACGCCGGCGGAGAGGGAGGCGAATCCGGCGGCCGCGGGTGTGCCGCCGAGGTCGTTCCCAGGGTTCCAGTTGAGGATGCCGGAGACGCCGACGAAGGCGACGAGTGCGAGACGGGCGAGTCCGGCGGGGGTGCCGCGTTCGACGGCGCGGCGGGCGTACGTGGCGCAGATGAGTCCGGCCGCGTCGAACATCACGCTGAGGGCAATGGCGAGGCCCTTGTTCATGCCCCAGCGCATGAGCTGGCCGGAGAGGGACCAGGCGGCCGCGATGAGGAGCATGCCGAGGACGAGGCCCCAGGCGAGGCGGATGGGCTGGGAGAGACGCCGCCCGTTGGGGGTGGCGGTCATCGGTTCCTCCAGGCGTAGATGGCGATGGCGGTGCAGGCGAGGCAGGGCAGTTGGAGGCCGTTGGCGAGCGCGAGGACGGCGAGGACGGTGAACCCCCACCGGCCGAGCCAGCTGCCGAGGTCGAGTCGGTGGGCGGTCCGGGGCCGGCGGCGGGTCACGAGCTGGCTCCTCAGCGGCCGTGCAGCGTGGTCTCGGCATCGGGGGCCGCGGTGGAGTTCATACGCGGACGTCGCCGCGGGGGCCGTTCCCTGTCGCAGACGCGGCAAGTGCGACCCCCGTCGGGGCGGACGTGCACGTTCTCGGGCGTGCGTGGGTGCCCTTTGGCGCAGGTCTCGCGGAGCTGTGGGCGCCGATTTGCCGCCTGTTCCTTGTAGGTGCGCCATGCCACGTTGCCGGGCTCGTAGCCACGGTCGTTGTCGATGCGATCGAGAGTGTGGCTCTTCGAAGGGCGTGGCCCCATGTCGGCGAGGAAGGCCTCGAATGAGGTCTGCCAGCGCGGGCACACGGTGATGCCGCGGCCTCCGTACTCCTTGTAGTGCCGGTGTGCAGAGTTAAGGCAGCGCTGTTTCATGCTGGTCCAGATCGTGTATTCGCCGCTGTTCCGCATTCCGTGCGTACGCGATCTGGTTGATGCGGCTTCGCTGTTGAGGCATCCACAGGACTTGGCCGAGGTACCAAGGGTGCTGATCCGGATGGTCTTCTCTGTGCCGCAGTCGCAGCGGACTGCCAGGCGGAGGCTGGTTGTTTTGCCTGTGCCGTGGGTCAGTTCACCGATGACCGTGAGCCTGCTGAACCGTGCGCCGATGTATGCCTCGGCTTTGCGCGCCATGGGGGTTCCTGTCTTGATCAGAGCGGGGTGTCCGGCCCCGCAGGGGTTCGGGGCCGGACAGGTCGGGTGGCTACCAGGGCCAGCGGGGGCGCCAGTTGGTGCGCAACTCGGTCTGGTGTCCGGTGCGTCGGCTCGCGGCCTGCCGGTCGGCCTTCTCCTGGCGGCGGGCCTGCTTGTCGCGGTCGCTGGTGGACGGGTTGGAGGCGTACGGGTTGGCCTTGGCGGCGCGGCGTTCGAGGCGGCCCATCAGCGTCCCCAGGTCTTGACGGCCGCGGCGTCCGAGGCGGCCATGCGCGCTCCGGCGGACTGGTTGTTCGCGGCCCCGTTCGCGACGGCCCGCTCGGCGGGGGTGCGCCGGTCGCTGGCGCAGGCCTGCACGGTCGCCGGGGCGGATGCAATCTCGTTCGGCTGCTGCGCGCTGATCTCGCGGGCCATCACACGGCCTCAGTGAGTTCACGCAGGCGGCTGGTGCACTCGCTGCGGAGCAGGGTGGCGGCCGGGTCGGGCAGCAGGCCTGCGACCTTCGCGGACACCTCGTCGGCGACCGGGGTCGGCAGCTGGTGCAGCTTGGCGGCCACGGCGACTGTGTAGGCGCGGCGGAGGGCGATGTGGGTGATGAGGTCGCGCCGGTTGCCGGCGCGTTCGACCTCGTCGGCCATGACGTCGAGGACCCGGCGGGCGTATGAGGGTTCGGGGAGTGCCGGGGTGTGCTGCGGTAAGGGCTGATCGGTACGGTTGGGTATGCCTGCCTCTTTGTCGCGATTGAAGGTGGGCGCCCCTGACCCGTATGGCGTTCCAGCGCCGGGCCAGGGGCTTATTCGTTGGGCAGCGCGGGCTGCTTGCCCCGACTGTAGGGGTCCCCTACAGTCCATGGCAAGCGGCCCACCGGAGGAAAGGGCCGGGATGAGCGACGAGGAGGTGCGCCGCGTGACGGACGCCTTGAACGCGGTGGAACAGATCGCGGATCGTGAAGAGCGAATCAAAGCTCAGAGCAAGATCATGGCTGAGCAGGCCAACCGCAATAAGGACTGGTCGCAGGACCGCGATGAGCTGATCCGGGAACTGTGGGACGGCGGGACAGGTCTGTCATACCGGCAGATCGCGGCGCGCCTTGAGATCAAACCGAGTACGGTCCAGGCGGTGTTTCGCGGTAAAGGGTCCGGCACGACACGACCGAAGGCCGAGAAGAAGCCGGAGGAATAACGATGGATGACCTGGCGGAGTGGCTGCGCGTCCAGCTCGACGAGGACGAGCGGATCGCGCGGGCTACGCACCCCGTGTTCCTGGCATGGGAGTACGACCACTGCGTCCGGGAGATCCGGGACCTTGGCAATGGGAATGAGATCGCGTCAGTCATCCTGCCGCGCTATGGCGAGCACATGGCGGAGTGGGATCCGGAGCGTGCGCTGCGCGAGATCGACGCCAAGCGGCAGCTGCTCGCCATCCACCGCCGCTACGTCGACGAGCCTGATCAGGCGTGCCTCGGATGCGCAGGCGGGATTGAGTGGGTGAGCTGCCCCGTCGTGCGGACGGTCGCTGCGGTGTACGCAGACCGGCCCGGCTACAAGGAGTCGTGGCGGCCGTAGCTCATGCGCGCTGATGCCCCCGTCTCCGTCGAGGCGGGGGCATCGTCGTCTTCCCATCCCACAGGCTCGCGGCGTACGGTCGGGTTGCCCCTCGCGGGGCGCACACCTTGGGGGTACAACGGCCCGCCGATTCCAGGGATAGGGATCGGCGGGCCGACTGCTACTGACTTTGGAAGCGTGATGTCGTTGGGGGCTGACGGGGTGTGATCGTCGCGGTATGCCGTTTGTATGAGGTATCCGCAGGGTGGTGGGCTGACGCCTGAACGGCAGGCGTTTCGTGAGCGGATCCGGATGGAGGCCGCCGAACGGTTCGGCGCCGGGGCCTCCAACGCGGAGGTCGCCAAGGACTTACGGGTGAGCGTGCGTTCGGTTCAGCGGTGGCGCCGGGCCTGGCAGAACACCGGCACGGACGGTCTTCGGTCGGTGGGACCAGTGTCGCTGCCCAGGCTGAGCGAGAAGCTGTTCGCCGTACTGGAGCAGGAGTTGGCCAAGGGCCCGGTCGCGCAAGGCTGGCCGGACCAGACCTGGACGCTGGCCCGGATCAAGACCTTGATCGGGCGGCGGTTGCACAAGTCGTTCACACTCTCGGGCATCTCGCAGATGCTGCGTCGCCACGGCTGGAGCCACCAGGTCCCGGCCCGACGAGCACTCGAGCGGGACGACGTGGCCGTAGCCGGGTGGGTGAAGGAGACCTTCCCGCACGTGGAAGCACCGCGGCGGCGCTCGACGCCTACCTCGTCTTCGAGGACGAGGCCGGCTTCTCGATGACGCCGCCGACCGCCCGCACCTGGTCCCGTCGTGGCGTCACCCCGGTCGTCACGGTGAGGGGACGCTCCCAGCGGCGGATCTCGATCGCGGCCCTGGCCTGCTACAAACCCGGCGAGCGCTCACGGCTCATCTACCGGCCCATGGTCCACCCGGACCACAAGGCGGGCGGGCGACGCAGCTTCGCGTGGACCGACTACCGCAACCTGCTCATCAGGGCCCACCAGCAGCTCGGCAAGCCGATCGTCCTGGTCTGGGACAATCTCAACGTCCACCGCGACCGCCGCTTACGCGCGTTCATCGACGCCCAGGACTGGGTCACCGTCCACTTCCTGCCTCCGTACGCGCCGCACCTCAATCCGGTCGAGGGCATCTGGTCCCTGCTCCGCAGGCGCTGCCAGGCCAATACCGCCTTCACCGACCCCGCCCATCTCATGCGCGCCCTCCGGCGGGGACTGCGCCAGGCCCAGTACCAGCCCGACCTCATCGACGGATGCCTTGCCGGCACCGGACTCACCCTGACGACACCACACCTACAACGTCA from Streptomyces sp. 6-11-2 encodes:
- a CDS encoding ISAs1 family transposase, with protein sequence MLTSCDADDHPQAPPRNPPSQRGRRIAGARSLAAVGEWIADAPRWALRACGFAPDPLTGAVPVPHPATVRRLLARLDGDVLDETIGAFLAARARRPEDTVGKRPVLRAIAVDGKTLRGSRHAAQAAVVLLAAMEHAGSVLAQRQVADKSNEIPAFAPLLDTVDLTGSVITADALHTQHDHGTYLRARDAHYVAIVKKNHPGLYDRLRRLPWREITLDHYDRARARARARMEIRRLKTAAFAHLDYPDARQALQVVRWRRELGSGKLTIERVYLITSLPPGAATGEQLASWIRGHWGIENLLHHVRDRTFREDDSKVRTAQLPRTMASLRNLAIGLHRQDGHTNIAAALRHAARDYGRPLTALGLTG
- a CDS encoding DUF4190 domain-containing protein, yielding MNQQYPPQPQQPGYGEPQQPGSNGLATTALVLGIIAVVVSFVPVLNVVVWPLAILGIIFGAIGLSKAGKVHKGKGAGITGLVTSAVAIIMFFAMNALFFSAVDKASEELDKSYDSATVGDGKSKTGGAKESEVMKDFKVTKCDVVTGDFDIKEMAIHVDYANNGDRRYSYFVEGEVLADGKKVDDFMSTAENLAPGQKFTDKNAGALVNADEIKDAKKLECKAIKASRTAF
- a CDS encoding DUF2637 domain-containing protein, with amino-acid sequence MTATPNGRRLSQPIRLAWGLVLGMLLIAAAWSLSGQLMRWGMNKGLAIALSVMFDAAGLICATYARRAVERGTPAGLARLALVAFVGVSGILNWNPGNDLGGTPAAAGFASLSAGVELLFELHRRDVRDEQRAARGLIAERLPHIPFLGWIMYPSRSWATLRRAVGVRLDLLDPVQTGQPITGPDTDTSPDSRHAATVRSAVRAAASTFPDMTAEEIADHLSATHIETDTDTVRAILDEDTDIRPDAKDSRSQRPRGRRVRPIAPPGQTIADTIRTALASGITDKQAVLSYVRDVHGQQVSADTVRRTRDRIEERAS
- a CDS encoding DUF6221 family protein, producing the protein MDDLAEWLRVQLDEDERIARATHPVFLAWEYDHCVREIRDLGNGNEIASVILPRYGEHMAEWDPERALREIDAKRQLLAIHRRYVDEPDQACLGCAGGIEWVSCPVVRTVAAVYADRPGYKESWRP
- a CDS encoding winged helix-turn-helix domain-containing protein, yielding MRYPQGGGLTPERQAFRERIRMEAAERFGAGASNAEVAKDLRVSVRSVQRWRRAWQNTGTDGLRSVGPVSLPRLSEKLFAVLEQELAKGPVAQGWPDQTWTLARIKTLIGRRLHKSFTLSGISQMLRRHGWSHQVPARRALERDDVAVAGWVKETFPHVEAPRRRSTPTSSSRTRPASR
- a CDS encoding transposase, whose product is MTPPTARTWSRRGVTPVVTVRGRSQRRISIAALACYKPGERSRLIYRPMVHPDHKAGGRRSFAWTDYRNLLIRAHQQLGKPIVLVWDNLNVHRDRRLRAFIDAQDWVTVHFLPPYAPHLNPVEGIWSLLRRRCQANTAFTDPAHLMRALRRGLRQAQYQPDLIDGCLAGTGLTLTTPHLQRQ